From a single Plasmodium yoelii strain 17X genome assembly, chromosome: 9 genomic region:
- a CDS encoding serine/threonine kinase 13, translating to MKKGFLLNKNVYDIDEKVTKCKEVNPDGKYCKDDFEIYMHIGSGNFSDVFMVKLKNDPSKIYSLKIFSKEKVNRMNKVNSVLTEKKVMIKLNTPGHSNVIKLISTFKDKENVYLLYEYADYELWEFLKTRSIGVSENITFNIILQMVHALAYIHDKDVIHRDVKCENFLINKDGTIKLIDFGTSKDLDHIPMENSINECTIKDDELSKFSLKKKNNNINKNLKNESEENTSMLRDDESNNYVLDNDSNGELDKISNDDISKNCRLKEPQYNESFKYDNKNTIKCNNDNLNNLEDAIHSININKRNYRRKKTFDNYVGTPNFMPPEALINKCSGKVRDFWSLGCTIYQLVTCTIPFDGSTEWFIYNKIKKREINYPPIIPLDLVDLIEKLIVINPEYRLGFKNGCEDILQHSYFQKRINNLLNFKLPEISEAEKMYTYVINKYHKYISEKRELRQNDNSNEENNKKIAEMQENLLNQIKIYTMPDNEKNESLILKNKIHKTIHFFLEEFHKQEKSEIEEADKWLKRYAKL from the coding sequence atgaagaagggCTTTTTACTgaataaaaatgtgtatGATATTGATGAAAAAGTAACAAAATGTAAAGAGGTTAATCCCGATGGAAAATATTGTAAAGATgattttgaaatatatatgcacattgGAAGTGGAAACTTTAGTGATGTTTTCATGGTGAAATTGAAAAATGACCCATCAAAGATATATTCTCTTAAAATATTCAGCAAAGAAAAGGTTAATAGAATGAATAAGGTAAATTCTGTATTAACGGAAAAAAAGGTCATGATAAAATTGAATACTCCAGGGCATTCAAATGTTATTAAGTTAATTAGTACATTTaaagataaagaaaatgtatatttattatatgaatatgCTGATTATGAATTATGGGAATTTTTAAAAACTCGAAGTATTGGTGTTTCtgaaaatataacatttaatataatacttCAAATGGTTCATGCATTAGCATATATACACGACAAAGATGTAATTCATAGGGATGTAAAATGTGAAAATTTTCTTATAAACAAGGACGGaacaataaaattaattgatTTCGGTACATCTAAAGATTTAGATCACATTCCCATGGAAAATAGTATAAATGAATGCACAATAAAAGATGATGAACTAAgtaaattttcattaaaaaaaaaaaacaataacataaataaaaacttGAAAAATGAATCAGAAGAAAATACTAGTATGCTAAGGGATGATGAAtctaataattatgtatTAGATAATGATAGTAATGGAGAGCTAGATAAAATATCAAATGAtgatatttcaaaaaattgtAGACTTAAAGAACCTCAATATAATGAAAGCtttaaatatgataataaaaatactataaaatgtaataacgataatttaaataatttggaAGATGCCATCCATTcaataaacataaataagCGCAATTacagaagaaaaaaaacatttgaTAACTATGTTGGAACTCCAAACTTTATGCCACCAGAAGCTTTAATCAATAAATGTAGCGGCAAAGTTCGTGATTTTTGGAGCCTTGGGTGTACTATCTATCAATTAGTAACATGCACAATTCCATTTGATGGTTCAACAGAATggttcatatataataaaataaaaaagagagAAATAAATTATCCACCTATAATACCATTGGATCTAGTCGAtttaatagaaaaattaatagttaTTAATCCTGAATACAGATTAGGATTTAAAAATGGCTGTGAAGATATTTTACAGCattcatattttcaaaaacGTATCAATAATTTGCTTAATTTTAAGTTACCAGAGATTTCAGAGGCAgaaaaaatgtatacatatgtaataaataagtatcataaatatataagtgAAAAAAGGGAATTAAGACAAAATGATAATTCAAACGAagaaaacaataaaaaaattgcagAAATGCAAGAAAACTTATTAAatcaaattaaaatttatacaatGCCTgataacgaaaaaaatgaatcattaattttaaaaaataaaatacacaAAACAATTCACTTTTTTCTTGAAGAATTTCATAAACAGGAAAAAAGCGAAATAGAAGAAGCAGATAAATGGCTAAAGCGATATGCCAAATTATAG